A stretch of Clostridium formicaceticum DNA encodes these proteins:
- a CDS encoding spore germination protein, with protein sequence MRFFKKFFSTKKSSNIDQKIANKTFTDLTISKNIDTTKSHLETAFEDCDDIIYRKLNLYSKNGRTQILLVFFNNLVNSKEVNDNIIRPLNHYGLVNQENHPIENFTLEIAEELVNVNNINYIHSFQEIIEAILSGNTILLMDGYTDGLALNTIGGDTRNVEESPVENIIRGPRDSFVENVHTNIGLIRQKIKSTFLKSKKLVIGNETHTTVSVIYMENIVNKQALEKLISKLEEIQIDGIFESGYIEQYLESSPYSPFPQMQITERPDKACGNLLEGRIIVLVDGSPLALILPTSFFQLFQSPEDYYERILYGNFTRILRFIGFIIATSFPSIYVALISFHQQMLPMDLIVDLSRTRAQVPFPPVVEALLMEFTIEILREASARLPGTIGQTVGIVGAIVIGDAAIQANLASPTMIIVVAITALGSYILPHYSSSYALRMVRFPMILMAATFGAFGIIIAWSWVIIHLCSLDSLGYPYLSPLAPIDSDIKKDALIRSNLWRFKYRPKTANNSHESRWR encoded by the coding sequence TTGCGCTTTTTTAAAAAATTCTTCAGTACTAAAAAATCATCTAATATAGACCAGAAAATTGCCAATAAGACATTCACTGATTTAACAATCTCTAAAAATATAGATACAACTAAATCTCATTTAGAGACAGCATTTGAAGACTGTGATGATATTATCTATAGAAAATTAAATCTCTATAGTAAAAATGGTAGAACTCAAATATTACTAGTTTTTTTCAATAACTTAGTAAATTCAAAGGAAGTTAATGACAATATTATTAGACCGCTGAATCATTATGGCTTAGTCAATCAAGAAAATCATCCTATAGAAAATTTTACGTTAGAGATTGCTGAAGAACTGGTTAATGTCAATAATATTAATTACATCCATAGTTTTCAGGAAATTATAGAAGCAATACTGTCTGGAAATACTATATTGTTAATGGATGGTTATACCGATGGATTAGCATTAAATACTATTGGGGGAGATACTAGAAATGTGGAGGAATCTCCTGTAGAAAATATTATTCGAGGTCCAAGAGATAGCTTTGTTGAAAATGTTCATACGAATATAGGTCTTATCCGTCAGAAGATTAAGAGTACTTTCTTAAAGTCAAAAAAACTAGTCATTGGCAATGAAACGCATACAACTGTATCTGTTATTTACATGGAAAATATCGTAAATAAACAGGCTTTAGAAAAACTTATAAGTAAACTAGAAGAAATACAAATTGATGGCATCTTTGAGAGCGGCTATATTGAGCAATATTTAGAGAGTAGCCCCTACTCTCCTTTTCCACAGATGCAAATAACTGAGCGTCCTGATAAGGCCTGTGGTAATTTATTGGAGGGAAGAATAATTGTTTTAGTAGATGGTAGTCCATTGGCTTTAATTTTACCTACATCCTTTTTTCAACTTTTTCAATCTCCTGAGGACTATTATGAAAGGATTCTTTATGGTAATTTTACAAGGATTCTACGTTTTATAGGGTTTATTATTGCTACTTCCTTTCCCTCTATTTATGTGGCATTGATTTCGTTTCATCAACAAATGTTGCCTATGGATTTAATCGTTGATTTATCTAGAACAAGGGCTCAAGTTCCTTTTCCACCAGTAGTAGAAGCGTTATTGATGGAATTTACCATCGAAATATTAAGAGAAGCTAGCGCCCGATTGCCAGGTACGATTGGACAAACAGTGGGGATTGTTGGAGCAATTGTTATAGGAGATGCAGCTATACAAGCCAATTTAGCAAGCCCTACCATGATTATTGTTGTAGCAATTACCGCTCTAGGAAGTTACATTCTACCCCACTATAGCAGTTCCTATGCCCTAAGAATGGTTCGCTTTCCCATGATATTAATGGCGGCTACTTTTGGTGCCTTTGGCATTATTATCGCCTGGAGCTGGGTTATTATCCACCTTTGTAGTCTCGACTCCTTAGGTTATCCATATCTTTCACCTTTGGCCCCCATTGACAGTGATATTAAAAAGGATGCTCTCATCCGCAGCAATCTATGGCGTTTTAAATATCGACCTAAAACTGCCAATAATTCTCACGAATCAAGATGGAGATAA
- a CDS encoding GerAB/ArcD/ProY family transporter → MYQKYKNGEISAIQSFVIILNIIVGSGILGLARSVAEVSQQDAWISVLLNGFFISFIMMIIVYTISKFPKYNFLQYTCCLLGKPLGYFIAIGYSIYAFLVTAVVIRFLSEMVYTWLLPNTPIYIINFIILITAVYMTRNGLTTLARFAEVLVFLLLPFALLIFIGLPQASLINLRPIGGSGISNILKGILPSFFAFAGYEVLLIYYPYISDKQRPIMKYAVMATLSITVLYTATVLSQIALYGPQEIAQVLYPSINYLTAVDFPVVERTEIFFAIFWTFTVLATIGIQYLAGCIVLQSIFSTKKTNFFTYIFAPIIYLLSLYPQNTAEVVEIGEQVANFNLFFGFVLPLTLFFMYFIRGRRAL, encoded by the coding sequence GTGTACCAAAAATATAAAAATGGAGAGATATCCGCCATACAGTCTTTTGTGATAATCCTTAATATCATTGTAGGGTCTGGTATTCTGGGGCTTGCTAGATCAGTAGCTGAAGTCTCTCAACAGGATGCTTGGATTTCTGTGTTGCTTAATGGTTTCTTCATCAGTTTTATCATGATGATCATTGTGTATACCATCAGCAAATTTCCTAAGTATAATTTTCTTCAATATACCTGTTGCTTATTAGGTAAACCTTTAGGATATTTCATTGCTATTGGTTATAGTATCTATGCTTTTCTGGTTACTGCTGTTGTTATCCGTTTTTTGTCCGAGATGGTTTATACTTGGCTTTTGCCTAATACCCCCATCTATATCATAAATTTTATTATTCTCATTACAGCCGTCTACATGACTAGAAACGGATTAACTACACTAGCTAGATTTGCGGAAGTCCTAGTATTTTTACTACTTCCCTTTGCTCTATTGATTTTTATCGGTCTTCCACAGGCTTCTTTGATTAACTTAAGACCCATTGGCGGTTCTGGCATCAGTAATATTTTAAAGGGTATCTTGCCTTCTTTTTTTGCTTTTGCCGGCTATGAAGTTCTTTTAATTTATTATCCTTATATCTCCGACAAGCAAAGGCCTATTATGAAATATGCTGTTATGGCCACCTTGAGCATTACGGTACTTTATACTGCTACTGTTCTATCCCAAATCGCTCTATATGGCCCTCAGGAAATTGCTCAAGTCCTGTATCCATCTATTAATTATTTAACGGCGGTTGATTTTCCTGTTGTTGAAAGGACGGAAATATTTTTTGCGATTTTCTGGACATTTACCGTCTTAGCTACTATTGGGATACAGTATTTAGCTGGTTGTATTGTGTTACAAAGTATTTTTTCCACAAAGAAAACGAACTTCTTTACCTATATTTTTGCTCCTATCATCTATCTCTTATCCCTCTATCCTCAAAACACAGCAGAAGTGGTGGAGATCGGAGAACAGGTTGCAAATTTTAATCTTTTTTTTGGTTTTGTACTTCCATTGACTTTATTCTTTATGTATTTTATTAGAGGGAGGAGAGCCTTATGA
- a CDS encoding Ger(x)C family spore germination protein has translation MRKIAKLLAIILLVFPLIGCWDSTNLENLLIVYGLGIDISQENPEQYFFTIGFPTIIPEAPENKHEVSTEAPSLGKAKSNFQQKVYRQISYDNIRVVIFSEKVAKEGIMVHVDAMLREPLYRGTTRFAVFIDKAVDLLAMEPPVSLFVSTFIFDAIEQNHQSTVVPISTLRSFSHEYYSDGIEPSMPFICYGADDNELNVGCVALFQGDKLIERLRGRNSRSFMLLKGEIQRGIYTFELMGGFVSLNLKGGKSKIKTKIIDGELHIFQDIFINSVLAEHTPKHNMLENNKIEELETQLAREIKNDLKNVLEILQNELKNDNIGYGKYVKANHPEYFDAENWNHQFSKAIIHINPNVRIRTLGVTP, from the coding sequence ATGAGAAAAATAGCTAAGTTACTGGCTATTATACTACTTGTTTTTCCTTTAATAGGCTGCTGGGATTCTACAAATTTAGAGAATCTGTTAATTGTCTATGGATTAGGCATTGACATCAGTCAGGAGAATCCAGAGCAGTATTTTTTTACAATTGGCTTCCCTACCATTATTCCTGAAGCCCCTGAAAATAAACATGAAGTTTCTACAGAGGCCCCCTCTTTGGGCAAGGCCAAGAGTAATTTTCAACAAAAGGTGTACCGTCAAATCTCTTATGATAATATTAGAGTCGTTATCTTTAGTGAAAAGGTGGCAAAAGAAGGGATCATGGTGCATGTTGATGCCATGTTGAGAGAACCACTTTACCGAGGAACCACCAGATTTGCTGTCTTTATTGATAAAGCTGTAGATTTACTTGCTATGGAACCTCCAGTCTCTCTCTTTGTCAGCACCTTTATATTCGACGCTATTGAACAAAATCATCAATCTACTGTAGTACCTATTAGCACCTTGAGAAGTTTTAGTCATGAATATTATAGTGATGGTATTGAACCCTCTATGCCTTTCATTTGTTATGGTGCCGATGATAATGAATTGAACGTGGGCTGTGTTGCTTTATTTCAAGGGGATAAACTCATTGAACGTCTTCGGGGAAGAAATAGCAGAAGTTTTATGCTGCTAAAGGGAGAAATACAGCGAGGAATTTATACCTTTGAACTTATGGGGGGATTTGTTTCTCTTAACCTCAAAGGAGGAAAAAGTAAAATCAAGACAAAAATTATAGATGGAGAGCTCCATATTTTTCAAGATATTTTTATTAATAGTGTGCTAGCAGAACATACCCCAAAACATAACATGCTGGAGAATAATAAAATAGAAGAGCTTGAAACTCAGCTTGCTAGAGAAATCAAAAATGATTTAAAAAACGTTTTAGAGATTTTGCAAAATGAATTAAAGAATGATAATATTGGCTATGGCAAATATGTCAAGGCCAATCACCCTGAATATTTTGATGCCGAAAACTGGAATCATCAATTTTCAAAGGCAATTATCCATATCAATCCTAATGTCAGAATTAGGACCCTTGGTGTTACTCCTTAG
- a CDS encoding aldo/keto reductase, protein MEKRMLGNTGIEVSELCFGVLPAGPLQKNLPPEESAEMIAYAIKSGINFLDTAQMYKTYSHIKLALDKVSTRPVIASKSTALTYEEMEEAILESLEAMGLEDIDIFHLHAAKAEADVFEVRKGALQCLLDYKAKGIIKAIGISTHNVKVVEAAAVRREIDVVFPIINKAGRGIIGGSVEEMRKAIALCTQNGKGIYLMKVLGGGTLIDEYSSSVDFSRSIEGVASISIGMVSKEEVLYNVKYFNGERDLEGIISIKSKKNPRIPQHMCASCGKCIEACHSDAIYFNESEKACIDLSKCVQCGYCAVACPHFCIRIV, encoded by the coding sequence ATGGAAAAACGTATGTTAGGAAATACAGGGATAGAGGTGTCAGAATTATGCTTTGGGGTGCTGCCAGCAGGCCCATTGCAGAAAAACCTTCCCCCAGAAGAGTCAGCAGAGATGATAGCCTATGCTATTAAAAGTGGAATTAATTTTTTAGATACAGCCCAAATGTATAAGACTTATTCCCATATAAAGCTAGCCTTAGATAAAGTAAGCACTCGTCCTGTTATAGCTTCAAAATCCACAGCGCTTACATATGAAGAAATGGAAGAAGCTATACTAGAGTCTTTAGAAGCCATGGGTTTGGAGGATATTGACATTTTTCATCTCCATGCAGCGAAGGCAGAGGCTGATGTATTTGAGGTGCGTAAGGGGGCTTTACAGTGTTTACTTGATTATAAAGCTAAGGGAATTATAAAGGCCATAGGTATATCAACCCATAATGTCAAAGTAGTAGAGGCCGCTGCTGTTAGAAGGGAAATTGATGTAGTTTTTCCAATTATAAATAAAGCCGGCCGTGGTATTATAGGTGGATCAGTGGAAGAAATGCGAAAAGCCATAGCGTTATGTACTCAGAATGGTAAAGGAATATATCTTATGAAGGTTTTAGGTGGGGGGACACTCATAGATGAATACAGCAGTAGTGTGGATTTTAGTAGGTCTATAGAGGGTGTAGCTTCTATTTCTATAGGAATGGTAAGTAAGGAAGAGGTTTTGTATAATGTAAAATATTTCAATGGAGAAAGAGATTTGGAAGGAATTATTAGCATAAAAAGCAAGAAAAATCCTAGGATTCCTCAGCACATGTGCGCTAGCTGCGGCAAATGCATAGAAGCCTGTCATAGTGATGCCATTTATTTTAATGAATCAGAAAAGGCCTGCATAGATTTGTCTAAATGTGTTCAGTGTGGGTACTGTGCAGTTGCCTGTCCGCATTTTTGTATAAGGATTGTCTAG
- the gcvT gene encoding glycine cleavage system aminomethyltransferase GcvT, with amino-acid sequence METLKRTVLFHEHLRLKANMVDFGGWEMPVNYPAGISEEHLYTRQKAGIFDISHMARFVITGKEAVKFLQHVLTSNVLALDLNQAQYTIIPNENGGALDDAYLYRFYEDQYLLVVNAANAEKDWAHLTEVIKTFDAQITNQSDALAMIAIQGPDSKNILAELSGDAYLTEPVKNALNIVALDGKEVRIAKTGYTGEPIGFELFVKSEEAVAIWNLLIEKGAAPAGLGARDTLRMEAGYPLYGHELGLDIDGKEIPIYSVPLAKFAVSFSEAKGDYIGKKALLKQFEVLQRIIKRDFSDISDLPRMIKPIALIGKGIARNGCKVYKDGVEVGYVTSGTMAPYFKTEGQGLDTIIKEEKGMRSIGLALVNSDVLVNDEVEVEIRGKKAKAAITPYHLRGDAPPFARPILHGFEEIYKVDTPSDYKTKALNLIEKSLENHMWRQEECINLIPSEQSHSSAVRLLSIMDPSFRYAEHKKIKSFYDYDVFYYQGTKFIDEVEHLLVEELKKYFNCTEVETRVISGQMANTAVFSALMDYKNRVNRKREASRLGYVLNNHIIKGGHLSAQPMGALHDYIAIDPVTEKSAVVNFPVLKDNNFKIDVEETKKVIDKFKPELIIFGKSMVLHKEPVKEIREFVDEQKINTTIMYDMAHVLGLAGDYFQNPFAEGAEIVTGSTHKTFFGTQRGIIAGNYQKEDFKYEFWETIERRAFPGSVSNHHLGTMLGLLMAAYEMNYFKDAYQKNIIENAKHFAKALKEAGLEVVGDPAISYTETHQVMVNVGYGTGPEVANRLEDNNIIVNYQATPEEEGFTASGALRIGVSEMVRFGFDKKEFEQLAEIIADVVLRNKNVREDVKKLRSNFTSMKYCFTDEEIVEGLNKLAKGIHL; translated from the coding sequence ATGGAGACTTTAAAAAGAACAGTACTTTTTCATGAACATTTAAGATTAAAGGCGAATATGGTGGACTTTGGTGGATGGGAAATGCCTGTTAATTATCCAGCAGGTATTAGTGAGGAGCATCTTTATACACGACAAAAAGCAGGGATTTTTGATATTTCCCACATGGCAAGATTTGTGATCACTGGAAAAGAAGCAGTGAAGTTTTTACAGCATGTTTTAACCAGCAATGTTCTAGCGCTAGATTTGAATCAGGCTCAATATACTATAATCCCTAATGAAAATGGTGGTGCTCTGGACGATGCTTATCTGTACCGCTTTTATGAGGATCAATATTTGTTGGTGGTGAATGCGGCCAATGCTGAGAAGGATTGGGCACATTTGACAGAAGTTATCAAAACCTTTGATGCCCAAATCACCAATCAATCTGATGCACTTGCAATGATTGCTATACAAGGACCTGATTCAAAAAATATTTTGGCAGAGCTTTCAGGAGATGCTTATTTGACGGAACCTGTTAAAAATGCTCTTAATATTGTTGCGTTAGATGGTAAAGAAGTACGCATTGCTAAAACAGGCTATACAGGAGAACCTATAGGTTTCGAACTGTTTGTCAAATCTGAGGAGGCTGTTGCCATTTGGAACCTTTTAATAGAAAAGGGTGCGGCACCTGCTGGTCTTGGAGCAAGGGATACCTTAAGGATGGAAGCTGGTTATCCACTTTATGGTCATGAACTAGGTTTAGATATTGATGGTAAGGAAATTCCTATTTATTCTGTACCATTAGCTAAATTTGCTGTTAGTTTTTCTGAAGCAAAAGGAGACTACATTGGTAAAAAAGCACTACTAAAACAGTTTGAGGTCCTACAGAGAATAATAAAAAGAGATTTCTCAGATATTTCTGATTTGCCAAGGATGATCAAGCCTATTGCCTTGATCGGTAAGGGAATTGCGAGAAACGGGTGTAAAGTATACAAAGATGGGGTAGAGGTAGGATATGTAACCAGCGGTACGATGGCACCTTACTTTAAGACAGAGGGTCAGGGGTTAGACACCATCATAAAAGAGGAAAAAGGCATGAGATCCATCGGCCTTGCTCTTGTCAACAGCGATGTTTTAGTAAACGATGAGGTGGAGGTTGAGATCCGTGGAAAGAAAGCAAAAGCGGCGATAACTCCTTATCATTTGAGAGGGGATGCACCACCTTTTGCAAGGCCTATTCTTCACGGTTTTGAAGAAATATATAAAGTTGATACTCCATCAGACTATAAAACAAAAGCATTGAACTTGATCGAGAAAAGTTTGGAAAATCACATGTGGCGACAGGAGGAATGTATTAATTTGATACCTTCCGAGCAATCCCACTCCAGTGCTGTAAGACTGCTATCTATTATGGACCCTTCCTTCAGATATGCTGAACATAAGAAAATAAAATCTTTCTATGACTATGATGTTTTCTATTATCAGGGTACAAAATTTATCGATGAAGTAGAACATCTGCTGGTGGAGGAATTGAAAAAATACTTTAATTGTACAGAAGTTGAGACAAGGGTGATCAGTGGTCAAATGGCCAATACAGCGGTTTTTAGTGCTTTAATGGATTACAAAAATAGAGTGAATCGAAAGAGGGAGGCAAGCCGATTAGGTTATGTTTTAAACAACCATATTATCAAAGGTGGCCATCTAAGTGCACAGCCTATGGGTGCTTTGCATGACTATATTGCCATTGACCCTGTTACTGAAAAATCTGCTGTAGTGAATTTCCCGGTATTAAAGGATAATAATTTTAAGATTGATGTTGAAGAAACAAAGAAAGTTATTGATAAATTTAAGCCGGAGCTAATCATCTTTGGCAAAAGCATGGTGTTGCATAAAGAGCCAGTAAAGGAAATTAGAGAATTTGTTGATGAACAAAAAATTAATACAACGATTATGTACGATATGGCTCATGTTCTTGGATTAGCGGGGGACTACTTCCAGAATCCCTTTGCTGAGGGAGCTGAAATTGTCACCGGTTCTACCCATAAGACGTTTTTTGGTACCCAAAGAGGAATTATTGCTGGAAATTATCAAAAAGAAGACTTTAAATACGAGTTTTGGGAAACCATTGAAAGAAGAGCTTTCCCTGGAAGTGTCAGCAATCATCATTTGGGAACCATGCTGGGACTTTTGATGGCGGCTTACGAGATGAATTATTTCAAGGATGCGTATCAAAAAAATATTATTGAAAATGCAAAACATTTTGCAAAAGCCTTGAAGGAAGCCGGTTTAGAGGTAGTAGGAGACCCTGCGATATCTTATACTGAGACCCATCAGGTGATGGTCAATGTAGGTTACGGTACAGGCCCTGAGGTAGCCAACAGATTAGAAGACAACAATATTATTGTAAACTATCAGGCAACGCCAGAGGAAGAAGGCTTTACTGCATCAGGAGCCTTACGTATTGGAGTTTCTGAGATGGTGAGATTTGGTTTCGATAAGAAGGAATTTGAACAGTTAGCGGAAATTATAGCTGATGTTGTTTTAAGAAATAAAAATGTTAGGGAAGATGTAAAAAAACTAAGAAGTAATTTCACCAGCATGAAGTATTGCTTTACAGATGAGGAGATCGTTGAGGGCTTGAATAAACTAGCTAAAGGTATTCATCTGTAA